One Narcine bancroftii isolate sNarBan1 chromosome 3, sNarBan1.hap1, whole genome shotgun sequence DNA window includes the following coding sequences:
- the birc5a gene encoding baculoviral IAP repeat-containing protein 5a gives MEVYLKQHRKFYFHQERLDTFKNWPFVADCVCTPENMAAAGFIHTPSENGPDVAQCFFCYKELEGWEPQDKPLVEHQNHSSKCAFIALKKKFEHLTTEEFLKLDKERVKNIMKKIVSERIESFEHEAKAARSGIEDLVTSD, from the exons ATGGAGGTGTATTTGAAGCAGCACCGCAAGTTCTATTTCCACCAGGAGCGCTTGGACACGTTCAAGAACTGGCCCTTCGTCGCCGACTGTGTGTGTACGCCCGAGAAT ATGGCAGCAGCAGGGTTTATTCACACTCCGAGCGAGAATGGTCCTGATGTTGCTCAATGCTTCTTTTGTTACAAAGAACTAGAAGGTTGGGAGCCTCAAGATAAACCTTT AGTTGAACATCAAAATCACTCTTCAAAATGTGCCTTTATTGCACTGAAAAAGAAGTTTGAGCATCTCACAACTGAAGAGTTCCTGAAACTGGACAAGGAAAGAGTAAAGAATATAATG AAAAAGATAGTGTCTGAAAGGATTGAATCGTTTGAGCACGAGGCAAAAGCTGCAAGAAGTGGAATTGAAGATCTTGTTACCAGTGACTGA